A region of Panicum virgatum strain AP13 chromosome 8N, P.virgatum_v5, whole genome shotgun sequence DNA encodes the following proteins:
- the LOC120685284 gene encoding probable magnesium transporter NIPA4 isoform X1, giving the protein MAAPAAGRGGGAMSSDNAKGLVLAVSSSAFIGASFIVKKMGLRRAADSGVRAGYGGFSYLVEPLWWIGMISMIVGEIANFAAYAFAPAILVTPLGALSIIISAALAHAILQEKLHIFGILGCVLCVVGSITIVLHAPQERDINSVKEVWDLATEPAFLCYAAIVVAAALVLIYFVVPHHGQTNIMVYIGVCSLLGSLTVMSVRALGIALKLTFSGTNQLFYPQTWAFALIVATCVSTQINYLNKALDTFNTAVVSPIYYVMFTSLTIIASVIMFKDWDHQNPTQIVTEMCGFLTILSGTFLLHKTKDMADSPGQSFSTERLKHASQNGFAIEVMPLKCQDSVDDEALMLSVPKADNDYLKEEHPLRYKYSSIV; this is encoded by the exons atggcggcgccggcggccgggcgcggcggcggggccatgTCGTCGGACAACGCCAAGGGCCTGGTCCTCGCGGTGTCGTCCAGCGCCTTCATCGGGGCCAGCTTCATCGTCAAGAAGATGGGGCTCAGGAGGGCGGCCGACTCCGGCGTCCGCGCCG GATATGGAGGATTTTCTTACTTAGTGGAGCCTCTTTGGTGGATAGGCATGATTTCTA TGATTGTAGGTGAAATTGCTAATTTTGCTGCTTACGCATTCGCTCCTGCTATTCTTGTCACTCCTCTTGGCGCACTCAGTATAATCATCAG TGCTGCACTTGCACATGCCATTCTACAGGAGAAACTGCACATATTTGGTATACTTGGTTGTGTTCTCTGTGTTGTTGGGTCCATCACAATTGTACTCCATGCTCCACAGGAGCGTGACATTAATTCTGTAAAGGAAGTTTGGGATCTTGCGACTGAACCAG CTTTCCTTTGCTATGCAGCTATAGTAGTTGCAGCAGCCTTAGTGCTTATATACTTTGTTGTCCCTCATCATGGTCAAACAAACATAATGGTGTACATTGGAGTTTGTTCTCTTCTGGGATCACTCACA GTTATGAGTGTAAGAGCTCTTGGAATTGCATTGAAGCTAACATTCTCAGGAACAAACCAACTATTCTATCCTCAGACTTGGGCTTTTGCACTAATTGTGGCCACGTGTGTGAGCACTCAGATTAACTATCTAAACAAG GCGCTGGACACCTTTAATACAGCAGTAGTCTCACCAATATATTACGTGATGTTTACATCACTAACAATTATAGCCAGTGTGATAATGTTCAAG GATTGGGACCATCAAAATCCAACACAAATTGTTACAGAGATGTGTGGTTTCCTGACTATCCTTTCTGGGACATTTCTTCTTCACAAGACCAAGGACATGGCTGACA GTCCTGGACAATCTTTCTCCACAGAACGGCTAAAGCATGCTAGTCAGAATGGGTTTGCCATTGAAGTCATGCCACTAAAATGTCAAGACTCTGTGGATGATGAGGCCTTGATGCTGTCAGTTCCCAAGGCTGACAATGACTACCTAAAGGAAGAGCATCCTCTTAGATATAAATACTCGAGTATTGTCTGA
- the LOC120685284 gene encoding probable magnesium transporter NIPA4 isoform X2 yields the protein MISMIVGEIANFAAYAFAPAILVTPLGALSIIISAALAHAILQEKLHIFGILGCVLCVVGSITIVLHAPQERDINSVKEVWDLATEPAFLCYAAIVVAAALVLIYFVVPHHGQTNIMVYIGVCSLLGSLTVMSVRALGIALKLTFSGTNQLFYPQTWAFALIVATCVSTQINYLNKALDTFNTAVVSPIYYVMFTSLTIIASVIMFKDWDHQNPTQIVTEMCGFLTILSGTFLLHKTKDMADSPGQSFSTERLKHASQNGFAIEVMPLKCQDSVDDEALMLSVPKADNDYLKEEHPLRYKYSSIV from the exons ATGATTTCTA TGATTGTAGGTGAAATTGCTAATTTTGCTGCTTACGCATTCGCTCCTGCTATTCTTGTCACTCCTCTTGGCGCACTCAGTATAATCATCAG TGCTGCACTTGCACATGCCATTCTACAGGAGAAACTGCACATATTTGGTATACTTGGTTGTGTTCTCTGTGTTGTTGGGTCCATCACAATTGTACTCCATGCTCCACAGGAGCGTGACATTAATTCTGTAAAGGAAGTTTGGGATCTTGCGACTGAACCAG CTTTCCTTTGCTATGCAGCTATAGTAGTTGCAGCAGCCTTAGTGCTTATATACTTTGTTGTCCCTCATCATGGTCAAACAAACATAATGGTGTACATTGGAGTTTGTTCTCTTCTGGGATCACTCACA GTTATGAGTGTAAGAGCTCTTGGAATTGCATTGAAGCTAACATTCTCAGGAACAAACCAACTATTCTATCCTCAGACTTGGGCTTTTGCACTAATTGTGGCCACGTGTGTGAGCACTCAGATTAACTATCTAAACAAG GCGCTGGACACCTTTAATACAGCAGTAGTCTCACCAATATATTACGTGATGTTTACATCACTAACAATTATAGCCAGTGTGATAATGTTCAAG GATTGGGACCATCAAAATCCAACACAAATTGTTACAGAGATGTGTGGTTTCCTGACTATCCTTTCTGGGACATTTCTTCTTCACAAGACCAAGGACATGGCTGACA GTCCTGGACAATCTTTCTCCACAGAACGGCTAAAGCATGCTAGTCAGAATGGGTTTGCCATTGAAGTCATGCCACTAAAATGTCAAGACTCTGTGGATGATGAGGCCTTGATGCTGTCAGTTCCCAAGGCTGACAATGACTACCTAAAGGAAGAGCATCCTCTTAGATATAAATACTCGAGTATTGTCTGA